One Phalacrocorax aristotelis chromosome Z, bGulAri2.1, whole genome shotgun sequence DNA window includes the following coding sequences:
- the PSTPIP2 gene encoding proline-serine-threonine phosphatase-interacting protein 2 → MREGRFRDNFWSTDLTSTVGYDSIIQHLNDSRKNCKEFEDFLKERAIIEEKYGKELINLSRKKPCGQTELNTLKRSLDIFKQQIDKVGQGHIQLAQTLREEAKKMEDFREKQKLNRKKIELIMEAIHKNRNLQYKKTTEAKRLYEQRCRDKDEAEQAVHRNANLVTQKQQEKLFLKLAQTKSALEDSDRSYQQNVTTLEKIREEWQKEHIKACEFFETQEYERINYFRNALWLHVNQLSQACVQNDEKYEEIRKSLEMCSIEKDIDCFVNLRKTGTLAPAPVVYENYYDTQRNATPVRSPVPVPISRRGPLPTPTSVPDEADYTTVDGYSLIHH, encoded by the exons atGCGGGAGGGGCGGTTCAGGGACAACTTCTGG AGTACGGATCTGACAAGCACAGTTGGCTATGACAGTATCATTCAACACCTGAACGACAGCAGGAAGAACTGCAAAGAGTTTGAAgactttttgaaagaaag GGCaattatagaagaaaaatatggcaAAGAGCTCATTAACTTGTCGAGGAAGAAGCCCTGTGGGCAGACAGAGCTGAA CACACTGAAGAGATCCCTGGATATTTTCAAGCAAC agatAGACAAGGTGGGACAAGGTCACATCCAGCTGGCACAAACCCTTCgggaggaagcaaagaaaatggaggacttcagggaaaagcaaaaactgaatAGGAAGAAG ATAGAGCTGATAATGGAGGCAATTCACAAAAACAGGAATTTGCAGTACAAGAAGACCACGGAG GCCAAACGGCTCTATGAGCAGCGCTGCAGGGATAAGGACGAGGCGGAACAGGCTGTGCACCGCAACGCAAACCTGGTGAcgcagaagcagcaggagaag CTGTTCCTGAAGCTGGCTCAGACAAAATCGGCTCTGGAGGACTCTG ACAGGAGTTACCAGCAGAACGTTACCACACTGGAGAAGATCCGGGAAGAATGGCAGAAAGAGCACATCAAAGCTTGTGAG TTCTTTGAGACTCAGGAGTATGAGCGGATCAACTACTTCCGCAATGCCCTTTGGCTTCACGTCAACCAGCTCTCCCAGGCCTGTGTCCAGAATGATGAG AAGTACGAGGAAATCCGCAAGAGTTTAGAAATGTGCAGCATTGAGAAGGATATTGATTGTTTTGTAAATTTACGCAAAACTGGAACTTTGGCCCCAG CTCCTGTTGTTTATGAAAACTACTATgacacacagagaaatgcaaCTCCTGTGAGAAGTCCGGTTCCTGTACCTATATCAAG GAGGGGACCCCTACCCACCCCGACCAGTGTGCCAG ATGAGGCTGATTACACCACAGTTGATGGCTACAGCTTGATACATCACTAA